One genomic window of Candidatus Neomarinimicrobiota bacterium includes the following:
- a CDS encoding BatD family protein, with the protein MNALRTIIGITCLIFLATSPISAADDVRVSVSVDQNDITMNEQIQLEIVLENADQFPNFKLSLDKFSIISGPAKSSNFQWINGESFSSKKIIYTIAPLEQGDHQIGPLTINYDGQTYTTDPITIHVSTSARNQAQGQSSQDQQSNQTSSSGEQDAIFIEATADKTTAYPGEQITVTYRLYTRVSVRNYSIEGLPDAVGFWKEDIATPSNPRLTQEVVNGVRYNKAIIKKVAYFPTKSGQLTIEPMPVTVEIQTSRSRSAFDNFFRSPFGRSATKRLVGNALTIDVQPLPGEGKPASFTGAVGEFRLTSSLDTNVVKVDEAVGLNVTVSGVGNIPTITVPSLEVPEGLDMFDPEVEKSNRVESEKLRGEVAYQYVFIPRREGEISLPSVQFSYFNPKTKRYTTLQSGAKTVRVVPLDQPQRVTGTGYSREEVKLLNMDIRYLKPNSGQFRQADSSYYSTWKYYGLLILSIFIIGGSVGYRYWYEEWGQDTAYLRRKNAMKHAQEHIKQAQSNKGDPEYFSQLAKSVLGFIGDKNNIAENALNTEDVKAVLQQNQVPAGTIQQVEAFLNQCDAGRFAPAKAGNAEEDSMADQAKSLVKTLNGYL; encoded by the coding sequence GTGAACGCCCTCAGAACCATCATTGGGATAACATGCCTGATTTTTTTGGCGACTTCGCCGATTTCTGCAGCTGACGATGTTCGCGTTTCGGTATCGGTGGATCAGAACGACATAACCATGAACGAGCAGATTCAGCTGGAAATCGTGCTGGAAAATGCGGATCAATTTCCGAATTTTAAACTTTCTCTGGATAAGTTCTCCATTATTTCCGGTCCGGCTAAAAGCAGCAATTTTCAGTGGATTAACGGTGAATCATTTTCCTCAAAAAAGATTATCTATACCATCGCACCGCTTGAACAAGGCGATCACCAGATCGGCCCGCTCACCATTAATTATGACGGCCAGACGTATACTACAGACCCAATTACAATTCATGTGAGTACCTCTGCGCGGAATCAAGCACAGGGGCAGTCGTCGCAAGACCAACAAAGCAACCAGACGTCATCGAGCGGAGAGCAGGATGCAATATTCATCGAGGCCACTGCTGACAAAACCACCGCGTATCCCGGCGAGCAGATCACGGTAACGTATCGGCTCTATACGAGAGTCTCCGTCCGGAACTACAGTATCGAAGGCCTGCCTGATGCGGTGGGGTTCTGGAAGGAAGATATCGCTACGCCAAGCAATCCGCGCCTAACGCAGGAGGTTGTGAACGGAGTCCGCTACAACAAGGCGATCATCAAAAAAGTGGCGTATTTCCCGACCAAGTCCGGTCAACTGACTATCGAACCCATGCCGGTAACTGTGGAAATCCAGACGAGCCGAAGCCGGAGCGCATTCGACAATTTCTTCCGATCGCCCTTCGGACGCAGTGCCACGAAACGGCTGGTCGGGAATGCACTCACCATTGATGTACAGCCGCTGCCGGGGGAGGGAAAACCGGCGTCCTTCACCGGAGCCGTCGGGGAGTTTCGCCTGACGTCATCGCTGGATACCAACGTTGTGAAAGTGGATGAGGCAGTCGGACTAAATGTGACGGTTTCCGGCGTTGGAAACATTCCAACCATTACAGTACCGTCGCTTGAGGTACCGGAAGGCCTGGATATGTTTGACCCGGAAGTGGAAAAGTCTAATCGGGTGGAAAGCGAGAAACTCCGGGGCGAAGTTGCATATCAGTATGTCTTTATTCCCAGGCGAGAGGGAGAAATTTCACTTCCAAGTGTTCAGTTTAGCTATTTCAATCCAAAAACAAAAAGATATACAACCCTGCAGAGTGGCGCAAAAACTGTCCGGGTGGTGCCGCTGGATCAACCGCAACGGGTAACTGGTACTGGGTATTCCCGGGAGGAAGTAAAATTATTGAATATGGATATCCGGTATCTGAAACCGAATTCGGGACAGTTCAGACAGGCTGATTCATCGTACTATTCAACCTGGAAATATTATGGTTTATTGATCCTTTCGATATTCATTATTGGCGGGAGTGTGGGATACCGCTACTGGTACGAAGAGTGGGGGCAGGATACCGCGTATCTGCGCCGGAAGAATGCCATGAAACATGCACAGGAACATATTAAGCAGGCTCAGTCGAATAAGGGCGACCCGGAATATTTCAGCCAGCTGGCCAAGTCGGTACTCGGATTCATCGGAGATAAAAATAATATTGCCGAGAATGCATTGAATACTGAGGATGTGAAAGCCGTCCTCCAGCAGAATCAGGTGCCCGCCGGCACAATTCAGCAAGTGGAAGCCTTTCTCAACCAATGCGATGCAGGTCGGTTTGCCCCGGCAAAGGCCGGGAACGCCGAAGAAGATTCAATGGCCGACCAGGCAAAATCACTAGTGAAGACACTGAACGGGTATTTATAA
- the purQ gene encoding phosphoribosylformylglycinamidine synthase subunit PurQ: MKFGIVVFPGANCDHDAYHAVKHVLGESAVYLWHKEHDLQGVDAIILPGGFSYGDYLRSGAIARFSPLMNEVISFANDGGLVLGICNGFQVLTEAGLLPGALIPNVSTKFECKTVRLRVENTDTPYTGQYEEQQVLQMPIAHGEGRFYTDPETLGLLEDENQVIFRYVDSAGEATMAINPNGSLNNIAGICNKERNVLGMMPHPERACEAVLGMADGLGLFESIREYFTVSA, from the coding sequence ATGAAGTTCGGAATCGTCGTATTTCCAGGCGCGAACTGCGATCATGACGCCTATCATGCGGTGAAGCATGTCCTGGGAGAGTCGGCCGTTTATCTCTGGCACAAAGAGCATGATCTACAGGGCGTCGATGCCATTATCCTGCCGGGTGGATTTTCGTACGGAGATTACCTGCGATCCGGCGCAATTGCCCGCTTTTCCCCGTTGATGAACGAAGTCATCAGTTTTGCGAATGATGGAGGATTAGTCCTTGGTATCTGCAACGGTTTCCAGGTGTTGACGGAGGCGGGTTTGCTCCCGGGTGCGTTAATTCCGAACGTCAGTACCAAGTTCGAGTGTAAAACAGTACGGCTCCGTGTGGAAAACACCGACACGCCGTATACCGGGCAATATGAGGAACAGCAGGTATTACAAATGCCTATTGCCCATGGGGAAGGGCGGTTTTACACTGATCCGGAGACGCTGGGCTTGTTAGAAGACGAGAATCAGGTTATCTTCAGGTATGTCGATTCGGCCGGCGAAGCTACGATGGCGATTAATCCGAATGGCAGCCTGAATAACATCGCAGGGATTTGCAATAAGGAACGGAATGTTCTGGGGATGATGCCACATCCGGAACGTGCCTGCGAAGCTGTGCTTGGAATGGCTGACGGACTGGGACTATTTGAATCGATAAGGGAATATTTCACGGTATCAGCATGA
- a CDS encoding DUF4321 domain-containing protein, translating to MTTRQRSIGIIVIAVILGAMIGTLLGEILGMTLPDGVVRELFLRSVSFSLGPTTLDLLVMNITLGFSLKLNFSGIIGLGVAYYLLRYFR from the coding sequence ATGACGACAAGACAACGTTCTATCGGGATCATTGTTATAGCGGTTATTCTTGGTGCGATGATAGGAACGCTTCTGGGAGAAATCTTGGGAATGACGCTTCCGGATGGGGTAGTGAGAGAACTATTTCTCCGGTCGGTCTCGTTTTCATTAGGGCCCACGACTCTGGATTTGCTGGTCATGAATATTACGCTCGGATTCTCGCTGAAGTTGAACTTCAGTGGAATTATCGGCCTGGGCGTCGCCTATTACTTGCTGCGGTATTTCCGGTAA
- the purB gene encoding adenylosuccinate lyase → MIERYSTPEMEKIWSDENKYRTWLQVELAVCEVQTERGVIPESAMQTLRDKADFDIQRIEEIEAEVKHDVIAFLTSVSEFVGPDSRFVHMGMTSSDLLDTAMALQIRESGEIITEVLEEFHEVLGMQAAEYVDTVMVGRSHGIHAEPITLGLKFALWYEEIGRNLRRLEQALENLRVGKISGAVGTYQHLDMEVEQLTCERLDLEPAPVSNQIIQRDRHAELLSVLGLIGSTLDKIATEVRHLQKTETLELSEPFSKGQKGSSAMPHKKNPITCERISGMARLLRSYSQTAMENIPLWHERDISHSSVERIIFPDATTLVHYMLLKMIPLMKNIVVFPENMQRNMEATNGLLYSQEVLLKLVNSGLTREDAYKIVQDAAMDVWESEDTQFLDILKANKQITGHVSPEELEQCFTPEKVIRNARKIINRLGLGDAEV, encoded by the coding sequence ATGATTGAACGCTATTCCACGCCGGAAATGGAGAAAATCTGGTCAGACGAGAACAAGTATCGCACCTGGCTGCAAGTAGAGCTTGCAGTCTGCGAAGTCCAGACCGAGCGGGGAGTGATTCCCGAATCCGCCATGCAGACACTCAGAGATAAGGCGGACTTTGATATCCAGCGCATAGAAGAGATCGAAGCCGAGGTTAAACACGACGTTATCGCATTTTTGACGTCGGTCTCGGAATTCGTCGGACCGGACAGCCGGTTTGTGCACATGGGGATGACCTCTTCGGATCTGCTGGATACGGCCATGGCTCTGCAAATCCGGGAGAGTGGTGAAATTATTACAGAAGTACTGGAAGAATTTCACGAGGTTCTGGGTATGCAGGCTGCAGAATATGTAGATACCGTCATGGTGGGCCGGAGCCATGGTATCCATGCGGAACCTATTACTCTGGGATTAAAATTCGCGCTTTGGTACGAGGAGATTGGCCGCAATCTCAGACGACTGGAGCAGGCATTGGAAAACCTGCGGGTCGGGAAGATCTCCGGAGCCGTGGGCACCTATCAGCATCTCGATATGGAAGTGGAGCAGCTGACCTGCGAGCGGCTGGACCTGGAGCCGGCTCCGGTCTCGAATCAGATTATACAGCGGGATCGCCACGCGGAACTGCTTTCGGTGCTTGGACTGATCGGTTCAACGCTGGATAAAATTGCCACAGAGGTCCGGCACCTCCAGAAGACGGAGACCCTGGAATTGTCCGAACCATTTTCCAAGGGACAGAAGGGCTCTTCGGCCATGCCACACAAAAAGAATCCGATCACCTGTGAGCGAATCTCCGGGATGGCGCGACTGCTGCGGAGTTACAGCCAGACTGCTATGGAAAATATTCCGCTCTGGCATGAACGCGACATTTCCCACTCCTCGGTGGAACGAATCATTTTCCCTGACGCCACAACATTGGTACATTATATGTTGCTGAAGATGATACCATTAATGAAAAACATCGTCGTATTCCCGGAGAATATGCAGCGCAATATGGAGGCCACCAACGGTCTCCTGTACTCGCAGGAGGTACTGTTGAAACTGGTGAACAGCGGGCTGACGCGCGAGGATGCCTATAAAATTGTGCAGGATGCCGCCATGGACGTCTGGGAGTCTGAAGATACCCAGTTCCTGGATATTCTGAAGGCGAACAAACAAATTACCGGGCACGTTTCACCGGAAGAGTTAGAACAGTGTTTTACGCCGGAAAAGGTGATCCGGAATGCGCGGAAAATTATCAATCGTTTGGGGCTGGGAGACGCAGAAGTATAG
- the gatA gene encoding Asp-tRNA(Asn)/Glu-tRNA(Gln) amidotransferase subunit GatA, translating into MSVPTTDEFLGKIESAIQILTDTIDLNIFIHAEPDVIQKSADTYAREMLDSPGNLTGKVIGIKDNINVLDMPTTCASNILDGYNPPYEATAVRKIREAGGFLFGKTNLDQFAMGSSTEHSYYGPTKNPVDPDRVPGGSSGGSAAAVKAGIVDVALGSETGGSVRQPAAFCGVVGLKPTYGRVSRYGLVAFASSFDQIGPFGNTVQEVADLLRVIAGHDSNDSTTVEVEVPEYLAEPTESLDGWNIGIPNQYFTEGLDSQIEERVKAVIEWLEGQGADIIEIDLPTTEYSIATYYILTTAEASSNLARFDGMRYGLREENGGLEETYESTRHDGFGDEVKRRIMLGTYVLSAGYYDAYYSKAQKVRRLIKDDFDAAFEQVDALITPTTPTTAFELGAKMEDPLSMYLSDIYTASANLSGIPAMSLPVGEDDRGLPIGMQILAQPFAEETIFQLGHYIEQNWSRE; encoded by the coding sequence ATGAGCGTACCCACAACGGACGAATTCCTTGGGAAGATTGAGTCAGCAATACAAATACTGACTGACACGATAGATCTGAATATCTTTATCCATGCAGAGCCGGATGTCATTCAAAAATCCGCGGATACGTACGCCAGAGAAATGCTGGATTCACCGGGGAACCTGACCGGGAAGGTTATCGGTATCAAGGACAATATCAACGTTTTGGATATGCCGACAACTTGCGCCAGCAATATACTGGATGGGTACAACCCTCCGTATGAGGCGACGGCAGTCCGAAAAATCAGGGAGGCCGGCGGGTTTCTGTTCGGGAAAACCAATCTGGATCAGTTCGCCATGGGTTCTTCTACCGAGCACTCCTATTACGGCCCGACCAAAAACCCAGTCGATCCGGACCGGGTACCCGGCGGTTCCAGTGGTGGTTCGGCCGCCGCAGTTAAGGCGGGAATCGTAGATGTCGCCCTGGGCTCGGAGACCGGCGGTTCGGTGCGACAGCCGGCGGCCTTCTGTGGTGTGGTGGGGCTCAAGCCGACGTATGGCAGAGTGTCACGATATGGGCTCGTCGCGTTTGCGTCCTCTTTTGACCAAATCGGACCATTTGGGAACACAGTCCAAGAAGTGGCCGATTTGCTGAGAGTGATTGCAGGGCACGATTCCAATGATTCAACCACGGTCGAGGTGGAAGTCCCGGAATATCTTGCGGAGCCGACAGAATCACTAGACGGTTGGAATATCGGTATCCCGAATCAGTACTTCACCGAAGGACTGGACAGCCAGATCGAAGAACGCGTGAAGGCAGTTATTGAATGGTTAGAAGGGCAAGGCGCGGATATTATTGAGATTGATCTGCCTACAACCGAATATTCTATTGCCACATATTATATTCTGACGACAGCGGAAGCGTCCTCAAATCTGGCACGGTTCGACGGAATGCGCTACGGTCTCCGGGAAGAAAACGGTGGGCTGGAAGAGACCTACGAAAGTACCCGTCATGACGGTTTCGGTGACGAGGTGAAACGTCGGATTATGCTCGGTACCTATGTTTTGTCTGCCGGGTATTACGATGCCTATTATTCCAAAGCACAGAAAGTACGGCGCCTTATCAAAGATGATTTTGATGCCGCGTTTGAACAGGTCGATGCACTGATTACGCCGACCACACCGACCACCGCATTTGAACTCGGTGCAAAAATGGAGGACCCGCTCTCCATGTATCTCTCCGATATTTATACCGCCTCCGCCAATCTGTCCGGAATCCCGGCGATGAGTCTGCCGGTGGGCGAAGACGATCGGGGATTACCTATCGGTATGCAAATTCTGGCACAGCCGTTTGCCGAGGAAACAATTTTTCAACTCGGGCATTATATTGAGCAAAATTGGTCACGCGAATAA
- a CDS encoding VWA domain-containing protein: MLRFGPPILWISFLSVPLLIGLYWYARRIRSRKLAEFGDSELVNRLTQSVNFRTRRIKRWLMIAGFFLLSVGMVAPKIGTSLAEVKRQGINLIFLLDTSLSMKAEDVKPNRLRRAKYESAQLIDRLRGDRVGLVAFAGVSYLQCPLTLDYGAAKMFLDVMDTDLIPSQGTAIGDAIETALGSFDTKETKHKALVIFSDGEDHFGKAVQAAEKAAEQGVVIYTVGVGTISGAPIPMIEDGNQGFKRDNQGKVVTTRLDPSMLQEISAITGGRYYQMGAGNYSADEVYEDIFQLERTELSSHQYTGYEERYQYFVAMALLLFIAEVFIPERKNTEPRETHVTSETKKKSKKTV; this comes from the coding sequence ATGCTGCGATTCGGACCTCCTATACTTTGGATTTCATTCCTCTCGGTGCCACTGTTGATTGGCCTGTACTGGTACGCCCGTCGCATTCGGTCACGTAAACTTGCTGAATTTGGGGATTCGGAACTTGTTAACAGACTGACCCAATCCGTCAACTTCCGGACCCGCCGGATTAAGCGCTGGTTGATGATTGCCGGATTTTTTCTACTGTCAGTCGGGATGGTCGCACCAAAAATCGGGACCAGTCTGGCGGAGGTAAAGCGCCAGGGTATTAACCTGATTTTCCTGCTGGATACTTCACTCAGTATGAAGGCCGAAGACGTAAAACCAAATCGGCTCCGACGGGCCAAATATGAAAGCGCTCAACTCATTGACCGGTTACGGGGCGACCGGGTTGGATTAGTCGCTTTTGCCGGTGTCTCGTATCTGCAGTGTCCGCTCACCCTGGATTACGGCGCGGCTAAAATGTTCCTGGATGTGATGGACACCGATTTGATACCGTCCCAGGGCACGGCAATTGGTGACGCAATTGAAACAGCGCTGGGATCATTCGATACCAAAGAAACCAAGCACAAGGCGCTGGTAATATTCTCCGACGGGGAAGATCACTTCGGCAAGGCAGTCCAGGCGGCGGAGAAGGCCGCGGAACAGGGCGTAGTCATCTATACCGTAGGCGTTGGAACGATTTCTGGCGCCCCAATTCCGATGATCGAAGATGGAAATCAGGGATTCAAGCGCGACAACCAGGGTAAAGTAGTCACGACACGTCTGGACCCTTCTATGCTGCAGGAGATCTCGGCTATCACCGGGGGAAGGTATTACCAGATGGGTGCAGGTAACTATTCAGCAGATGAGGTGTATGAGGATATCTTCCAGCTGGAGCGCACAGAATTGAGCAGCCATCAGTACACGGGATACGAAGAACGGTATCAGTATTTTGTAGCGATGGCATTATTGCTCTTTATCGCGGAAGTATTTATCCCCGAACGGAAGAATACGGAACCACGGGAGACGCATGTGACTTCGGAAACAAAAAAGAAAAGCAAGAAAACAGTGTAA
- a CDS encoding phosphatidylserine decarboxylase family protein, whose product MAKEGYPIIGIIAGITIVFGIIMMVYDSTLWMVLFSFGVVMTLFSLYFFRDPERNVPNDPSKIISPADGRIVAIQPFRDDYVGEEAIRISIFLNIFNVHVNRVPCSGSVVDSRYRPGKFLAAFNERTSEENEQTIIDLKNKRFKVRVKQIAGLIARRIVNHLKPGDSVVLGQRFGLIRFGSRVDVIVPKALDIQVGLKQKVYGGETVLGEWNEI is encoded by the coding sequence ATGGCCAAAGAAGGATATCCCATCATTGGAATTATTGCCGGTATTACCATCGTCTTCGGTATTATCATGATGGTTTACGATTCAACGCTCTGGATGGTTTTGTTCTCGTTCGGCGTTGTGATGACACTGTTCAGTCTGTATTTTTTCCGGGATCCGGAACGGAATGTTCCGAACGATCCCTCGAAGATAATCAGTCCCGCTGACGGCCGGATCGTGGCGATACAGCCGTTCAGGGACGATTACGTCGGGGAAGAGGCAATACGAATTTCCATTTTTCTGAACATCTTCAACGTACACGTAAACCGTGTCCCGTGTTCTGGAAGTGTGGTAGATTCTCGATACAGACCAGGGAAATTTTTAGCGGCTTTTAACGAGCGGACATCCGAGGAGAACGAGCAAACCATTATTGACTTAAAGAACAAGCGATTTAAGGTCCGGGTCAAACAGATTGCCGGCTTAATCGCACGGCGAATCGTGAATCACCTGAAACCTGGGGATTCCGTCGTCCTGGGGCAACGCTTCGGGCTCATTCGGTTCGGATCGCGGGTAGACGTAATTGTGCCAAAGGCTCTGGACATCCAGGTTGGACTCAAGCAGAAAGTCTATGGCGGCGAAACTGTGCTGGGAGAATGGAATGAAATTTAG
- a CDS encoding tetratricopeptide repeat protein, with protein sequence MFHIFHKFIIGLIAGVLLVIGQMVHAESEGTRAYESGNYQEAIDYYQRLLEDEDLPQAAYNLGNAYYKAGNPEEAVKAFEQSLVVEDEEAKSQVMYNLGNALANAGKLQESAAFYRRSLELNPGDMDTKYNLEFVNRKLQQQQKQQQNQQQNQQQQDKNKQQDQQNQQNQDQQGSQNQQQRDQQQLQEQQNQQQHREQQANQSEQRDSQQGEQQQQQPQSAQETEREKLDREEAAQILNALRINQDKVMKEQIRKKLKDVETEKDW encoded by the coding sequence ATGTTTCACATTTTTCATAAATTTATCATCGGTCTGATTGCGGGGGTTTTACTAGTAATCGGGCAGATGGTTCACGCGGAATCCGAAGGTACCCGGGCTTACGAATCCGGGAATTATCAGGAAGCAATCGACTATTACCAGCGATTACTTGAGGATGAGGACCTCCCACAGGCTGCCTATAACCTGGGGAACGCCTATTACAAAGCCGGAAATCCGGAAGAGGCCGTGAAGGCGTTTGAGCAGTCGCTTGTTGTCGAGGATGAAGAAGCGAAATCCCAGGTAATGTACAATCTCGGCAATGCACTGGCCAACGCCGGGAAACTGCAGGAGAGTGCGGCGTTTTACCGCCGGTCTCTTGAACTCAATCCGGGCGACATGGATACGAAATACAATCTGGAGTTTGTAAACAGAAAGTTACAGCAGCAGCAAAAGCAACAGCAAAACCAGCAACAGAATCAGCAGCAACAGGATAAAAATAAGCAGCAGGATCAACAGAACCAACAAAATCAGGATCAACAAGGTTCCCAAAATCAACAGCAACGTGATCAACAACAGCTCCAGGAACAACAAAATCAGCAGCAACACCGAGAGCAGCAGGCGAATCAATCAGAACAACGCGACTCACAACAAGGCGAACAGCAACAACAGCAGCCACAAAGTGCACAAGAAACCGAGCGGGAGAAACTGGATAGGGAAGAGGCTGCTCAAATTCTGAATGCGTTGCGGATCAATCAGGATAAGGTGATGAAGGAACAGATCAGGAAAAAACTGAAGGACGTGGAGACGGAGAAGGATTGGTGA
- the pssA gene encoding CDP-diacylglycerol--serine O-phosphatidyltransferase, protein MKFRKAMFPSILTLFNMFAGFLAIIQVFHEQYHIAIWLIFFAAVFDGLDGKLARLLGSSSEFGIEFDSMADLVSFCIAPSFFIYRLYTVDLGVLGAILAFFPLMFGSIRLARFNIQKAEEPHPFFVGLPTPAAALSIIAFPLFYSAVGTWPGEAKVMLPYIIVLSFLMVSHVPYMKMPKWTFNAGKMNTVRVIGLLISVIALIIAPRRALLILALLFNLNGILRWMAGSEQVDKIIEPLTK, encoded by the coding sequence ATGAAATTTAGAAAAGCCATGTTTCCAAGCATCCTGACGCTATTCAACATGTTTGCCGGATTCCTGGCCATTATTCAGGTGTTCCACGAACAGTACCACATTGCAATTTGGTTGATATTTTTTGCGGCGGTCTTCGATGGACTGGACGGGAAACTCGCCCGGCTCCTCGGGAGTTCCTCGGAATTCGGTATTGAATTTGACTCCATGGCGGACCTTGTATCATTCTGTATAGCGCCGTCATTTTTCATATATCGGCTGTATACGGTAGACCTTGGTGTGCTGGGCGCAATTTTGGCATTTTTCCCATTGATGTTCGGATCGATCCGGCTCGCCAGATTCAATATTCAAAAAGCAGAAGAACCGCACCCGTTTTTCGTCGGACTCCCAACCCCGGCTGCGGCACTGTCGATTATTGCGTTCCCCCTGTTCTACAGTGCTGTCGGTACCTGGCCCGGTGAAGCCAAAGTTATGCTGCCGTATATAATCGTACTTTCATTTCTGATGGTCAGTCATGTCCCGTATATGAAAATGCCCAAATGGACGTTTAACGCGGGTAAAATGAATACAGTGCGGGTGATCGGATTACTGATTTCAGTGATTGCTCTGATTATTGCGCCTAGACGGGCATTGTTGATATTAGCATTGTTGTTTAACCTGAACGGAATTCTCCGGTGGATGGCCGGTTCCGAGCAGGTCGATAAAATTATCGAACCCTTAACCAAATGA
- the purS gene encoding phosphoribosylformylglycinamidine synthase subunit PurS, with protein sequence MVKALVTVHYKEGILDPQGKAVNNALKSLGITGVSEARVGRHIVLNFPDLSRSDAKAQTEKACEKILTNPVIEDYEFEIVEEEA encoded by the coding sequence ATGGTCAAAGCACTCGTTACCGTACATTACAAAGAAGGTATTCTTGACCCACAGGGGAAGGCTGTAAATAATGCACTGAAGAGCCTTGGCATAACGGGCGTGTCCGAAGCCCGAGTGGGAAGACATATTGTGCTGAATTTTCCGGATCTATCCAGGTCCGATGCAAAAGCCCAGACAGAGAAGGCCTGCGAAAAAATATTGACGAACCCGGTTATCGAAGACTACGAATTTGAAATCGTCGAGGAGGAGGCATGA
- a CDS encoding twin-arginine translocase TatA/TatE family subunit, whose product MGSLGPTELIIILAIILLLFGSKKLPELARGLGRGIREFKDATNEITEEIKNAEPSQTKRELNRDEKESEPSQEEDAEKTSGSNE is encoded by the coding sequence ATGGGTTCATTAGGACCAACTGAACTGATCATTATTCTGGCGATTATCCTCTTGTTGTTCGGCTCCAAGAAATTGCCGGAGCTGGCCCGTGGACTCGGCCGGGGAATCCGGGAATTTAAGGATGCCACCAACGAGATCACCGAAGAGATAAAAAACGCCGAACCGTCCCAGACCAAGCGGGAACTGAACCGGGATGAAAAGGAATCTGAGCCTTCGCAGGAAGAAGACGCGGAAAAAACCTCCGGTTCCAATGAATAA
- a CDS encoding VWA domain-containing protein, giving the protein MFRFQDPWFLVLLAGIPLLIWWYLKAGRNQYASLQYSTLQILKSIQNSRRTWKQHLSFALRSLGIILLILGLARPQLGNAEREVTSEGIDIMMVLDISSSMRAVDFKPNRLEAAKRVAADFISDRHSDRIGLVVFAGESFLQCPLTIDYDVLTNFIQQVEIIDEKYDGTAIGMAMANAINRLRESPGEDPVIILLSDGRNNAGELDPLTAANMAESYGIKVYTIGAGKEGEALYPVDTQFGQRYMSVQVQIDEESLQEIAEITGGKYFRAEDEQSLATIYEEISQLEKTEYKVKEYTNWRELFPWFLIPAFALLLGERVLASTKLRSIP; this is encoded by the coding sequence ATGTTTCGATTTCAAGATCCCTGGTTTCTGGTGTTATTGGCTGGCATTCCGCTGCTCATCTGGTGGTATCTGAAAGCAGGGCGTAACCAGTACGCCTCCCTGCAATACTCAACACTCCAAATACTTAAATCTATTCAGAATTCCAGAAGGACCTGGAAGCAGCACCTGTCGTTTGCGCTGCGCAGTCTAGGAATAATTCTATTGATACTTGGACTCGCCCGGCCGCAGCTGGGCAACGCCGAGCGGGAAGTGACCTCCGAGGGTATTGATATTATGATGGTTCTGGATATTTCCAGTAGCATGCGGGCGGTGGACTTTAAGCCGAATCGTCTGGAAGCCGCCAAACGGGTTGCGGCGGATTTCATCAGTGACCGCCATAGTGACCGGATTGGGCTGGTAGTATTCGCCGGAGAGAGTTTTTTACAATGTCCGCTCACCATCGATTATGACGTGCTTACAAACTTCATCCAGCAGGTGGAAATTATTGACGAAAAGTACGATGGAACCGCCATCGGGATGGCGATGGCGAACGCCATTAACCGGCTGCGGGAAAGTCCGGGCGAAGACCCGGTGATTATCCTGCTTTCGGATGGACGCAATAATGCCGGCGAACTGGATCCGCTGACCGCGGCAAACATGGCGGAATCGTACGGTATTAAGGTTTACACCATCGGCGCCGGAAAAGAAGGCGAAGCACTCTATCCGGTGGATACGCAATTTGGCCAGCGGTATATGTCCGTGCAGGTTCAAATTGATGAAGAATCGCTGCAGGAAATCGCTGAGATTACCGGCGGCAAGTATTTTCGCGCCGAGGATGAGCAAAGCCTCGCGACTATCTATGAAGAAATCAGCCAATTGGAAAAAACAGAATATAAAGTGAAAGAGTACACCAACTGGCGGGAACTGTTTCCGTGGTTTCTGATTCCTGCTTTTGCGCTACTGCTGGGTGAACGGGTGTTGGCATCCACCAAGCTCAGGAGTATCCCCTAA